Proteins from one Mercurialis annua linkage group LG7, ddMerAnnu1.2, whole genome shotgun sequence genomic window:
- the LOC126657071 gene encoding uncharacterized protein LOC126657071, producing MEVYVDDIIVKSKKVEDHANDLEEVFTKLKKFKLKLNPDKCAFGVPAGKFLGYLISQKGIEVNPEKTKAILDMKAPKSAKESFEELKKFLSSPPLLGRPEAGETLYLYLSVTNETVASVLVKEEKTEQKPVYYTSKILPGSHGNSPNKPTLEESTRKTRNVRTDNQLVGHDRIIRHQIRTTNSNESSILADFVAETTTHDQPTEVDKGLVSWTLQVDGASNTAGAGAGMILRGPHKIKMQNSIHLNFPTTNNAAEYEALIGGLRMAMVVKTEYIKIQSDSKLVVNQVLGLYEVKDPEMKKYVDRVKELLANITEEGGKWELEQIPREENTEADTLAKAGAAKDTIPGVPCSIQNFSSVQNPEATFLINPMDQWMEQIISYIENGILPEDNKEARRVKRRAPHFSYRDGTLYRKSFSHPWSRCLTMEEGKYVLAEIHEGLCGSHISHLALCRKVVLQGYYWPTLAQDAENLVRKCEKCQYHQNVHHQPTTEQSPIISPWPFSIWGIDIVGPFPTASGQRKVLIVAVDHFSKWVEAEAVSTITEARVRSFVRREIICRFGIPKIIITDNGKQFDNKNFREFCAEKEIDLRFTSVTHPQSNGMTEVTNRTIVNGLKRRLDDAKGRWADELHSVLWSYRTTPKAGTGRTPYSLTYGCEAMVPVEIGMPTIRVQYFDEQQNEESTRLCLDLPEERREQALLHIETYKQRMATYHNKRVKPLTFEIGDLVLRRADITKGNAGVSKLGANWEGPYQVKKVGKGGAYYLTYMSGRDLPRTWNARVLKRFYQ from the exons ATGGAAGTTTATGTCGACGACATCATTGTCAAGTCCAAAAAAGTAGAAGACCACGCAAATGACCTGGAAGAAGTCTTCACTAAGctcaaaaaattcaaactcAAGCTCAATCCGGATAAATGCGCATTCGGGGTCCCAGCAGGAAAATTCCTCGGATACCTCATCTCTCAAAAAGGCATCGAAGTAAACCCGGAAAAAACAAAGGCAATTttggacatgaaggcaccaaaGTCGGCCAAAGAG TCTTTCGAGGAACTCAAGAAGTTCCTAAGTTCGCCGCCACTTCTCGGACGACCCGAAGCAGGAGAGACACTATATCTATATCTGAGCGTCACAAACGAAACAGTGGCGTCGGTACTGGTCAAGGAAGAGAAAACTGAGCAGAAACCGGTGTACTACACAAGCAAA ataCTTCCAGGCTCACACGGTAATAGTCCGAACAAACCAACCCTTGAGGAAAGCACTCGCAAGACCAGAAACGTCAGGACGGATAATCAACTGGTCGGTCATGATAGGATCATACGACATCAAATACGAACCACGAACAGCAATGAAAGCTCAATACTGGCCGACTTTGTAGCAGAAACCACAACACACGACCAACCCACCGAGGTGGACAAGGGTTTGGTCAGCTGGACATTGCAAGTAGATGGGGCATCAAACACAGCCGGAGCAGGAGCAGGCATGATTCTAAGAGGACCACACaagataaaaatgcaaaattcaATCCATCTCAATTTCCCGACCACCAATAATGCAGCAGAGTACGAAGCTTTGATAGGCGGATTAAGAATGGCAATGGTAGTGAAAACCGAGTACATCAAGATTCAGAGCGACTCTAAATTGGTTGTGAACCAAGTACTTGGTCTGTACGAAGTAAAGGATCCAGAAATGAAAAAGTATGTGGACCGGGTTAAAGAGTTACTCGCAAACATCACCGAAGAAGGTGGAAAATGGGAACTAGAACAAATACCCAGAGAGGAAAACACAGAAGCAGATACACTGGCAAAAGCCGGAGCAGCCAAAGATACAATACCGGGCGTGCCGTGCTCGATACAAAATTTCAGCAGTGTCCAGAATCCTGAAGCAACATTCCTCATTAACCCAATGGACCAGTGGATGGAgcaaatcatatcatacatcGAAAACGGGATCCTACCCGAAGATAATAAAGAAGCAAGAAGGGTCAAAAGACGAGCACCACATTTCTCATACCGAGACGGAACGCTCTACAGAAAATCATTTTCACACCCCTGGTCCAGATGTCTCACAATGGAAGAAGGAAAATATGTCCTAGCCGAGATACACGAAGGGCTATGTGGAAGCCACATTTCACACCTGGCACTCTGTCGAAAGGTCGTCTTGCAAGGATATTATTGGCCGACACTGGCACAAGATGCAGAAAATCTGGTACGTAAGTGTGAAAAGTGCCAATACCACCAAAACGTGCACCATCAACCAACAACCGAGCAAAGTCCAATAATAAGCCCTTGGCCATTCAGCATATGGGGAATAGACATAGTCGGCCCTTTCCCAACAGCAAGCGGGCAGAGAAAAGTCCTAATAGTAGCAGTAGACCATTTctcaaaatgggtagaagccGAAGCCGTTTCTACCATAACAGAAGCACGAGTACGAAGTTTTGTCCGAAGAGAAATCATCTGTCGCTTCGGGATCCCAAAGATCATCATAACCGACAACGGAAAGCAATTCGACAACAAAAATTTCAGAGAATTCTGCGCAGAAAAAGAGATCGATCTAAGGTTCACATCAGTCACTCACCCACAAAGCAACGGGATGACCGAAGTAACCAATCGAACCATTGTCAACGGTTTAAAAAGGCGTCTAGACGACGCAAAAGGTCGATGGGCCGACGAGCTGCACAGTGTCTTATGGTCGTACCGAACCACACCAAAAGCGGGCACAGGAAGAACCCCATATAGTCTAACTTATGGGTGTGAGGCAATGGTACCGGTAGAGATAGGCATGCCAACCATCAGAGTCCAATATTTCGACGAGCAACAAAACGAAGAAAGTACCAGGCTCTGCCTCGACCTGCCTGAGGAACGAAGAGAGCAAGCCTTGCTACACatagaaacatataaacaaagaaTGGCAACATATCACAACAAAAGGGTCAAACCCCTAACATTTGAAATTGGAGATCTCGTACTAAGACGAGCCGACATAACAAAAGGCAATGCGGGAGTATCTAAACTCGGAGCTAACTGGGAAGGACCCTACCAAGTAAAAAAAGTAGGGAAAGGAGGAGCCTATTACCTAACCTACATGTCAGGACGAGACCTGCCAAGAACCTGGAATGCCAGAGTTCTTAAGCGATTTTACCAGTAG